Proteins from one Pongo abelii isolate AG06213 chromosome 7, NHGRI_mPonAbe1-v2.0_pri, whole genome shotgun sequence genomic window:
- the LOC134761861 gene encoding LOW QUALITY PROTEIN: exonuclease GOR-like (The sequence of the model RefSeq protein was modified relative to this genomic sequence to represent the inferred CDS: substituted 1 base at 1 genomic stop codon) → MLRATAPCWFPPAYPEAKKVAEEAALEAPEFPLPSHQPAQSFGLCVPQMHNQASALVDIRAEPQNRGPAVPPAWPKMVTEAWYFPAQRGSACCLPAAPRLTERPSGVRISAPRERKRIAHFPSPCLVAGRTDAKRTRVAGSSQRSNGSRVGTQPRKTGRNRRGRACKTSTTLSSKRIVRRPSLPTWKKPIILRRSRCQVPTVIRRGYLQLFTKECLKFCASKQEAEEKALNEEKVAYDCSPNKNMYLNVVLNTLKRLKGLTPSSMPGLSRAALYSRLQEFLLTQDQLKENGYPFPHPERPGGAVLFTGQGKGPGDSSCRVCCRCGTDYLVSSSGRCLRDQLCYYHWGRVRSSQVAGGRVSQYTCCAAAPGSVGCQVAKQHVRDGRKESLHGFVKTFKKEFSTDAYPGIYALDCEMCYTTHGLELTRVTVVDADMQVVYDTFVKPDNEIVDYNTRFSGVTEADVAKTSVTLPEVQAILLSFFSAQTILIGHSLESDLLALKLIHSTVVDTAVLFPHYLGFPYKRSLRNLAADYLGQIIQDSQDGHNSSEDANACLQLAMWKVRQRAQIQPRHRSASPAALACPEPQASSQTAIDPESXPCPPRRKAKETGAAGGRRGQKAKTNPDPGLPVPRSPCRGPSSLSPSLCPSQTSVLPPMGSPRPQPPLPVPGDPAAAPGACAHPSAPPRPLSFHH, encoded by the coding sequence atgttgcgagccacagctccctgctggttccctcctgcatacccagaagccaagaaggtggccgaggaggcggccctcgaggctccagaattcccactgccctctcatcagcctgcccagagcttcgggctctgcgtgccccagatgcacaaccaggcctcagcactcgtggacatccgggcggagccccagaataggggtccggcggtgcccccagcgtggcccaagatggtgacggaggcgtggtacttccccgcgcagaggggatcggcctgctgcttgccagccgccccaaggctgacagagaggccctctggagtccgcatctcagcccccagggagaggaagaggatcgcccactttcccagcccctgcttggtcgcaggtcgcaccgatgccaagagaacccgggtggccggcagcagccaacgctccaatggctccagggtcggcacacagccacggaagactggtcgcaacagacgggggagggcatgcaagacctccaccacactcagctctaagcgaatcgtccgtcgtccatccttaccgacttggaagaaacccattatcctccgaaggtctcgctgccaagtccccaccgtcatccgccgaggctatctccaactgttcaccaaagagtgtctcaagttctgcgcctccaagcaggaggccgaggagaaggcgctgaacgaggagaaggtggcctacgactgcagccccaacaagaacatgtacctgaatgtggtcctgaacaccctcaagagactgaagggcctgacccccagctccatgccgggcctcagcagggccgccctgtacagccgcctccaggagttcctgctcacccaggaccagctcaaggagaacggctaccccttcccgcaccccgagcggcccggaggcgccgtcctcttcactggccaggggaaggggcccggcgactcctcctgcagggtctgctgccgttgtggcaccgactacctggtgtcctcctcgggccgctgtctacgcgaccagttgtgttattatcactgggggcgggtccgctccagccaagtggctggaggccgggttagccagtacacctgctgtgcagctgctcctggctcagtgggctgccaggtggcaaagcagcacgtgcgggacggccgcaaggagagcctccatggcttcgtgaagaccttcaagaaagagttttccacagacgcttatccaggaatctacgccttggactgtgagatgtgctacaccacgcatggcctggagctgacccgcgtcaccgtggtggacgccgacatgcaagtggtgtacgacaccttcgtcaagcccgacaacgagatcgtggactacaacaccaggttttccggagtgaccgaggccgacgtcgccaagacgagcgtcacgttgcccgaagtccaagccatcctgctgagctttttcagcgcccaaaccatcctcatcgggcacagcctggagagcgatctgctggccctcaagctgatccacagcaccgtggtggacacggccgtgctcttcccgcactacctgggtttcccctacaagcgctccctcaggaatctcgcggccgactacctgggacagatcatccaggacagccaggacggccacaactccagcgaggacgcaaacgcctgcctgcagctggcgatgtggaaagttcgacagcgcgcccagatccagccacgccaccggtccgcctctcccgccgccctggcctgtcctgagccccaggcctcttcccaaactgccatcgatcccgagagctagccctgtccacctcgccgcaaagcgaaagaaacggGAGCAGCCGGCGGCCGGAGAGggcaaaaagccaagactaaccccgaccccggactcccagtcccccggagtccctgccgcgggccgtcgtccctgtccccgtccctctgcccctcccagacctctgtccttccaccaatgggctccccgaggccccagccgccactcccagtccccggagaccctgccgccgcccctggcgcctgtgcccatccctctgcccctcccagacctctgtccttccaccactag